A region of Lycium barbarum isolate Lr01 chromosome 1, ASM1917538v2, whole genome shotgun sequence DNA encodes the following proteins:
- the LOC132645939 gene encoding probable plastidic glucose transporter 3, whose product MRSGGGLADAYSMYKRASTKDQFTDDYEDREESLGRLQNGVWKEIGNPSWKRPLPHILVAIISSLLFGYHLGVVNDTLESMSLDLGFSGSTLAEGLVVSTCLGGAFLGSIFSGWIADGVGRRRGFQLCALPMIIGASMSAATSTLGVMLLGRLLVGIGMGLGPAVAALYVAEVSPAFVRGTYGSFTQIATCLGLLGALLIGIPAKDTVGWWRVCFWISTIPAAILAVLMEFCAESPHWLVKRGRIDLAEEELEKLMGASSSHVKYAIAEMSKTDKGDEVDNVRFGELLYGRHFKVVFIGSALFALQQLSGINAVFYFSSTVFKKAGVPSDTANTCVGIVNLTGSIIAMILMDKLGRKVLLIGSFLGMAIATGLQVTAASSFVPISAVLYLSVGGTLLYVLAFSLGAGPVPSLLLSEIFPGRIRAKAMALCMAAHWVINFLVGLLFLPMLEHLGPQIVYGIFAGFCLLAVAFVKKNVVETKGKTLQEIEFALLSSD is encoded by the exons ATGAGAAGTGGTGGTGGTCTTGCAGATGCTTATTCAATGTACAAGCGTGCATCAACTAAAGATCAGTTCACTGATGATTATGAAGACAGAGAAGAAAGTTTAG GTCGTCTCCAAAATGGTGTCTGGAAAGAAATTGGAAACCCCTCATGGAAGCGCCCGTTGCCGCATATACTGGTGGCAATTATTTCATCACTCTTGTTTGGTTACCATCTTGG GGTGGTTAATGACACTCTAGAAAGCATGTCTTTGGACCTTGGCTTCAGTGGCAGCACCTTGGCTGAAG GTCTGGTTGTGAGTACATGTTTGGGAGGTGCTTTTTTGGGCTCAATATTCAGTGGTTGGATAGCAGATGGGGTTGGTCGTCGGAGAGGCTTTCAATTGTGTGCTCTACCAATGATAATAGGTGCTTCTATGAG TGCTGCAACAAGTACTCTTGGAGTTATGCTTCTTGGAAGGTTACTTGTTGGAATAGGGATGGGCCTTGGCCCTGCTGTTGCTGCTCTCTATGTTGCAGAG GTTTCACCAGCTTTTGTTAGAGGCACCTATGGGAGTTTCACTCAGATTGCCACATGCCTTGGGCTCCTGGGAGCTCTTCTCATTGGAATTCCTGCCAAGGATACTGTTGGTTG GTGGCGAGTTTGCTTTTGGATATCCACCATTCCTGCTGCGATACTTGCTGTTTTGATGGAATTCTGTGCTGAGAGTCCTCACTGGCTTGTTAAG AGAGGAAGAATTGATTTGGCTGAAGAAGAGCTTGAAAAGCTTATGGGAGCGTCATCATCACATGTTAAGTATGCCATTGCAGAAATGTCAAAGACAGACAAAGGAGATGAAGTGGATAATGTTAGGTTTGGAGAACTACTGTATGGTCGTCATTTTAAAG TGGTTTTCATTGGATCTGCCTTATTTGCTTTGCAACAACTATCTGGAATAAATGCTGTATTTTATTTCTCTTCGACTGTTTTTAAAAAGGCTGGAGTACCTTCAGACACTGCAAATACATGCGTTGGGATCGTAAACTTAACAG GGTCTATTATTgcaatgattttgatggataagcTTGGGAGGAAGGTGCTTCTAATTGGGAGTTTCTTGGGCATG GCAATTGCAACGGGTCTTCAAGTAACAGCCGCTAGTTCATTTGTACCAATCTCTGCAGTATTATACCTATCAGTTGGTGGGACCCTACT GTATGTGTTGGCATTTTCTTTGGGTGCTGGTCCAGTCCCTAGCCTCCTGCTGTCAGAGATATTCCCTGGCCGGATTAGGGCAAAGGCAATGGCTTTATGCATGGCTGCACATTGG GTCATAAATTTTTTAGTCGGTCTTCTGTTTCTGCCGATGCTTGAGCATCTTGGACCACAAATTGTGTATGGAATCTTTGCCGGTTTTTGCTTGTTGGCAGTGGCCTTTGTGAAAAAGAATGTAGTGGAAACAAAAGGAAAAACATTACAGGAGATTGAGTTTGCTCTTCTTTCGTCTGATTAG
- the LOC132645942 gene encoding protein PLANT CADMIUM RESISTANCE 8-like, with amino-acid sequence MGRVEANNEVETPQPESGTEPAPSNPQQYQGVQAVSPAPVHIGAPWSTGLFDCHLDQTNAVMTAFLPCVTFGQIAEVLDAGEMTCPMGTFIYLLMMPALCSQWVMGSKYRMKQRQRYNLVEAPYSDIISHIFCPCCSLCQEFRELRNRGLDPALGWNGIVAQQHYGNQQVNEAPQVQSMSK; translated from the exons ATGGGAAGAGTTGAAGCAAATAATGAAGTAGAAACTCCTCAGCCAGAGAGTGGTACTGAACCAGCTCCCTCAAATCCTCAACAGTACCAAGGAGTACAGGCTGTATCACCAGCACCTGTACATATTGGAGCTCCTTGGAGCACTGGCTTATTTGATTGTCACTTGGATCAAACTAATG CTGTTATGACAGCGTTCTTGCCTTGTGTAACATTCGGACAGATAGCGGAAGTCCTCGATGCAGGTGAAATGA CTTGTCCTATGGGGACTTTCATATACCTGCTGATGATGCCTGCTCTTTGCTCTCAGTGGGTCATGGGCTCTAAGTATAGAATGAAGCAGAGACAGAGATACAATCTAGTGGAAGCTCCTTATTCAGACATAATTTCCCACATATTCTGTCCATGTTGTTCTCTTTGTCAAGAGTTTAGAGAGCTTCGGAACAGGGGACTTGATCCTGCTCTAG GGTGGAATGGTATAGTTGCTCAGCAGCATTATGGGAACCAACAAGTGAATGAAGCTCCCCAAGTACAATCCATGTCCAAATAA